The following coding sequences lie in one Silurus meridionalis isolate SWU-2019-XX chromosome 19, ASM1480568v1, whole genome shotgun sequence genomic window:
- the LOC124401970 gene encoding uncharacterized protein LOC124401970, protein MFFSGMLFINNQVLTLQAFWKDPSAVWDTMEKTLIILTVFGFSFVCVTSAPIKQQRDVDIYSFHINSIVNSRYAINVITSRVANRLNESKEVHFEVKIPKNAFISKFKMVIEGKTYDGIVKKKEEAEKQYSQAVSRGESAGIVSSVGRTLEEFKTSVTVAAFSKVTFELTYEELLKRRLGKYELRIHAQPMQPVADFKIDVYMNEPSGISFLEIKGGLKSQELSSAVISTLAESTKEAWVKFYPTREQQTKCESCGDNGLNGDLLIEYDVKRQNQNGELQASNGYFVHYFAPTDIQQIPKNVVFIIDRSGSMHGRKMDQTRTAMLKILGDLAPDDYFGLIIFDSEVNVWKKELLQATESNIKQAKDYVKTINDRGATDINAAVLKAVDMIKKHRTSETSASLLILLTDGDPTSGETNTGRIQNNVKEAIGGKFPLYCLGFGFDVNFDFLEKMALENDGVARRIYEDSDADLQLQGFYEEVATPLLSNVQLNYIGAANLTQTTFKQFYNGSEIVVAGQITDNNLETLQTEVIAISKDTNVTYQDSVSIKDVIDVLPQHENFIQRLWAYLTVKQLLEKEMTLKGDEKEAAKKNALDLSLKYEFVTPLTSMVVTKPQEEEIHVAHKPKEGEKLYTDYSVGALMPDLGQKGQRGLPGPPIHSSRFGYGQSFIYHSSTGWGASGQPGQPGLIGPPGLPGRDLSFEYYDPLPLAPQPLPTFVHIHQSWPVTASAPTVNNVRFLISAKPKPICYDAPEGHKLLLLSPSSEFSMNGQLSRNGFQHIVLHYKTAKLLVNHKESVYSDGGNSVRFVWGQSEPSSHQSDSISIFKRSNELDVTVGDVRVVLHLHKKDGDFFLWPVVHQLPKSANIQGILGKADLEYEELPGSKIKIKDLEVEASQSSAIDYRFPAAPSVDCWLVPLQSALQGELADFTVSKLSSAIDCRLNLGFTIYPVLQKALSAIIMKIHAYSQSGVKRTEYLANSLHMICLKVNVHLLDQTAVWVTMAHATILLTVFGALFLCVTSVPFKKQRDVDIYSFHINSTVTSRYAINVITSRVANRLNESKVVHFEVKIPKNAFISKFKMMIEGKTYDGIVKQKEEAEQQYSQAVSRGESAGIVSSVGRTLEEFKTSVTVAAFSKVTFELTYEELLKRRLGKYELRIHAQPMQPVADFKIDVYINEQPDISFLEVKGNFKTQELSSAVTSTLADSTKEAWVNFYPTREQQTQCCGENGLNGDLLIEYDVKRSEQKGELQALNGYFVHYFAPTDTQQIPKNVVFLIDRSGSMRGTKIHQTRMAMLKILQDLSEDDYFGLSTFDSSVHDWKPELLQATKKNLQEAKAFVNTMVARGGTNINQALQNGVEMITSHPRQGSASILILLTDGDPTSGETNTMKIRSNAKEAIGGKFPLYCLGFGFDVNFDFLKEMALENDGVARRIYEDSDADLQLQGFYEEVATPLLTDVQLNYIGAANLTQTTFKQFYNGSEIVVAGQITDNNLETLQTEVIAISKDTNVTYQDSVSIKDVIDVLPQHENFIQRLWAYLTVKQLLEKEMTLKGDEKEAAKKNALDLSLKYEFVTPLTSMVVTKPQEEEIHVAHKPKEGEKQKIQRISAKITDLGARSGYQKINNRLQGSKVEGRSISLSGSADSHSFVSHGIHNLFAMAPVEAPNRFGVEYFLTERLRIPSQPHRPKNVPITPHPGHQTRFLISAQPKAICYDVPTGHYKLRLLLDSSSNFSMNAELSGNGFQLIAIHYKTAKLLTSTNESVYSDEKLNMKLVWGQSGHNSIELDSMSIFLRDKVLDITMGSVRVVLLLHKKGNEVFLWPSVRQLPKDANTQGILGKTDLQYTELPDSKVKIMDQEVLAQLTSAIDYRLPAAPSVQCWLVPFQSALQGELSDFTISQL, encoded by the exons ATGTTTTTCTCTGGCATGTTGTTCATCAACAACCAAGTGCTAACATTACAGGCATTCTGG AAAGACCCGAGTGCTGTGTGGGACACCATGGAGAAAACTCTCATTATACTAACTGTATTTGGATTTTCATTTGTCTGCGTCACTTCGGCCCCGATCAAGCAG CAAAGAGATGTTGACATCTACAGCTTCCACATTAACTCTATAGTAAACAGTCGCTACGCCATCAATGTCATCACAAGCCGTGTGGCAAACCGACTCAATGAGTCCAAAGAGGTTCATTTTGAGGTGAAGATACCAAAAAATGCTTTCATCAGCAAATTCAAAAT GGTAATAGAAGGAAAAACATATGATGGaattgtgaagaaaaaagaagaagcagagaAACAGTACAGCCAGGCTGTATCTCGAGGAGAAAGTGCCGGGATTGTCAG CTCAGTAGGAAGAACCCTGGAGGAGTTTAAAACCTCAGTGACAGTAGCAGCTTTCAGTAAAGTGACCTTTGAACTCACATATGAAGAGCTGCTAAAGCGACGGCTTGGTAAATACGAGTTACGAATCCACGCTCAACCGATGCAGCCTGTGGCAGATTTCAAG ATTGATGTCTATATGAATGAGCCTTCAGGTATTTCCTTCTTGGAGATAAAAGGAGGACTAAAAAGTCAGGAGCTGTCCAGTGCTGTAATCAGTACTCTGGCAGAGTCTACAAAAGAG GCATGGGTAAAATTTTACCCCACTCGTGAGCAGCAAACCAAATGTGAAAGTTGTGGAGATAATGGACTGAATGGAGACCTGCTCATAGAGTACGATGTGAAGAGACAAAATCAAAATGGAGAATTGCAG GCATCAAACGGTTATTTCGTCCACTACTTCGCACCCACAGATATTCAGCAAATCCCCAAAAATGTGGTTTTTATCATCGACCGAAGCGGCTCTATGCATGGCAGGAAAATGGATCAg ACTCGTACGGCTATGTTGAAGATTTTGGGAGATCTTGCTCCGGATGACTACTTCGGCCTGATCATTTTTGACTCTGAAGTAAATGTCTGGAAAAAAGAACTCCTCCAAGCTACAGAGAGTAATATAAAGCAGGCAAAAGACTATGTGAAGACGATTAATGATCGAGGAG CTACAGACATCAATGCTGCAGTGCTAAAGGCGGTGGACATGATCAAGAAGCACCGCACTTCAGAGACTTCAGCCTCCCTCCTCATCCTGCTCACTGATGGAGATCCCACTTCAG GTGAAACAAACACAGGGAGAATTCAGAACAATGTCAAAGAGGCCATTGGAGGCAAATTTCCACTTTACTGCCTGGGGTTTGGATTTGATGTAAACTTTGATTTTTTGGAGAAAATGGCTCTGGAGAATGATGGAGTTGCTCGCAGGATCTATGAGGACTCGGATGCTGACCTCCAGCTGCAG GGTTTCTATGAGGAAGTGGCCACTCCACTCTTATCCAATGTCCAACTGAACTACATCGGAGCAGCAAATCTCACCCAGACCACTTTCAAGCAGTTTTATAATGGCTCAGAGATTGTGGTAGCTGGACAAATCACAGACAACAACCTGGAGACTTTACAAACAGAGGTCATCGCAATCTCA AAAGATACGAACGTAACATATCAGGACTCCGTTTCAATAAAAGATGTCATTGATGTTTTACCGCAACATGAAAACTTCATCCAGAGACTGTGGGCTTATCTTACAGTGAAACAGCTCCtggagaaaga aaTGACACTTAAAGGAGATGAGAAAGAAGCAGCTAAGAAAAACGCTCTGGATCTCTCTCTGAAATATGAATTTGTGACTCCACTCACATCCATGGTGGTCACTAAGCCACAGGAAGAGGAGATACATGTCGCCCACAAACCCAAAGAAGGGGAAAAGCTATACACAGATTATAGTGTGGGAGCCCTAATGCCTGACTTGG GACAAAAAGGTCAAAGAGGTTTACCAGGCCCCCCAATACACAGTTCACGATTTGGCTATG GACAATCCTTTATTTATCATTCATCCACGGGATGGGGTGCTTCAGGACAACCAGGACAACCAGGTCTAATAGGTCCACCAGGTTTACCAGGACGTGATTTGTCATTCGAATATTATG ATCCACTACCATTAGCACCACAACCCTTGCCAACGTTCGTACACATACATCAGTCATGGCCAGTCACTGCCTCTGCACCAACAG TGAATAATGTGAGGTTCTTAATCTCTGCAAAGCCAAAACCGATTTGTTATGATGCACCTGAAGGCCACAAACTTCTTCTTTTAAGCCCCTCATCAG AATTCTCTATGAATGGCCAGCTCTCCAGAAATGGCTTCCAGCATATTGTTCTTCATTATAAAACGGCAAAGCTTCTCGTGAATCATAAGGAAAGTGTCTACTCTGATGGAGGGAACAGTGTGAGATTTGTATGGGGGCAGTCAGAGCCCAGCAGCCACCAGTCAGACAG CATATCGATATTTAAAAGGAGCAACGAGTTAGACGTCACTGTGGGAGATGTTCGTGTTGTTCTCCACCTTCATAAGAAAGatggggatttttttctttggccTGTTGTTCATCAGTTACCAAAAAGTGCTAACATTCAAGGCATTCTGG GAAAAGCTGATCTTGAGTATGAAGAGTTGCCAGGCTCAAAGATCAAAATAAAGGATCTGGAAGTTGAGGCATCCCA GAGCTCTGCCATTGACTACAGATTTCCTGCAGCACCTAGTGTGGATTGTTGGCTTGTACCATTACAGTCTGCCCTGCAGGGGGAGCTGGCCGACTTCACTGTCTCAAAACT GAGCTCTGCCATTGACTGCAGACTTAATCTTGGCTTTACCATCTACCCTGTCCTGCAGAAAGCACTTTCTGCCATCATTATGAAGATCCATGCTTATTCTCAGTCAGGT GTCAAAAGGACAGAGTATTTGGCAAACAGTCTCCACATGATTTGTTTAAAAGTGAATGTGCATCTGTTAGACCAGACAGCTGTGTGGGTCACCATGGCACATGCCACAATTCTACTAACAGTTTTTggagctttatttctttgtgtcACCTCAGTACCATTCAAGAAG CAACGAGATGTTGACATCTACAGCTTTCACATCAACTCTACAGTAACTAGCCGATATGCCATCAATGTCATCACGAGTCGTGTGGCGAATCGACTTAATGAGTCCAAAGTTGTTCATTTTGAGGTCAAGATACCAAAAAATGCTTTCATCAGCAAATTCAAGAT GATGATAGAGGGAAAGACATATGATGGAATTGTGAAACAGAAAGAAGAAGCAGAGCAACAGTACAGTCAGGCTGTATCTCGAGGAGAAAGTGCTGGGATTGTCAG CTCAGTAGGAAGAACCCTGGAGGAGTTTAAAACCTCAGTGACAGTAGCAGCTTTCAGTAAAGTGACCTTTGAACTCACATATGAAGAGCTGCTAAAGCGACGACTTGGTAAATACGAGTTACGAATCCACGCTCAACCAATGCAACCTGTGGCAGATTTCAAg ATTGATGTCTATATAAATGAGCAGCCAGATATTTCCTTCCTGGAAGTAAAAGGAAATTTTAAAACTCAGGAGCTCTCCAGTGCTGTAACCAGTACTCTGGCCGACTCTACCAAGGAG GCATGGGTGAACTTTTACCCCACTCGCGAACAGCAAACACAGTGTTGTGGAGAAAACGGACTGAACGGAGACTTGCTAATAGAGTACGATGTGaagagatcagaacagaaaggAGAACTGCAG GCATTGAACGGGTATTTCGTTCACTACTTTGCACCCACAGATACCCAGCAAATTCCCAAAAATGTGGTCTTTCTTATTGACCGTAGCGGATCTATGCGTGGCACTAAAATTCACCAG aCTCGCATGGCAATGCTGAAGATTTTGCAAGATCTATCTGAAGATGATTACTTTGGACTGAGCACCTTTGACAGTTCTGTACACGACTGGAAACCTGAACTTCTCCAAGCCACAAAGAAAAATCTGCAAGAGGCAAAGGCTTTTGTGAATACAATGGTAGCAAGAGGAG GCACAAACATCAATCAGGCCTTGCAAAATGGGGTGGAAATGATCACAAGCCACCCACGGCAGGGTTCTGCCTCCATTCTCATCCTGCTGACTGATGGAGACCCCACTTCAg gtgaaacaaacacaatgaaaatTCGGAGCAATGCCAAAGAGGCTATTGGTGGTAAATTTCCTCTCTACTGCCTGGGGTTTGGATTTGATGTAAACTTTGATTTCCTGAAAGAAATGGCTCTGGAGAATGATGGAGTTGCTCGGAGGATCTATGAGGACTCTGACGCTGACCTCCAGCTACAG GGTTTCTATGAGGAAGTGGCCACTCCACTTTTAACTGATGTCCAACTGAACTACATCGGAGCAGCAAATCTCACCCAGACCACTTTCAAGCAGTTTTATAATGGCTCAGAGATTGTGGTAGCTGGACAAATCACAGACAACAACCTGGAGACTTTACAAACAGAGGTCATCGCAATCTCA AAAGATACGAACGTAACATATCAGGACTCCGTTTCAATAAAAGATGTCATTGATGTTTTACCGCAACATGAAAACTTCATCCAGAGACTGTGGGCTTATCTTACAGTGAAACAGCTCCtggagaaaga aaTGACACTTAAAGGAGATGAGAAAGAAGCAGCTAAGAAAAACGCTCTGGATCTCTCTCTGAAATATGAATTTGTGACTCCACTCACATCCATGGTGGTCACTAAGCCACAGGAAGAGGAGATACATGTCGCCCACAAACCCAAAGAAGGggaaaagcaaaaaatacaaagaatatCAGCCAAAATAACTGacttgg GTGCCAGGAGTGGGTATCAAAAGATCAACAATAGACTCCAGGGATCAAAGGTTGAAGGACGAAGTATATCAT TGAGTGGCAGCGCAGACTCCCACTCTTTCGTATCACACGGAATCCACAATTTGTTTGCTATGGCACCTGTTGAAGCACCAAATCGCTTCGGTG TAGAATACTTCCTGACAGAACGCCTCCGCATACCCTCACAGCCACACAGACCTAAAAACGTTCCCATCACTCCCCATCCAG GGCATCAAACGAGATTCTTGATCTCTGCACAGCCGAAAGCTATCTGTTATGATGTCCCCACGGGCCATTATAAACTCCGCCTCCTTTTGGACTCATCATcaa aCTTCTCTATGAACGCTGAGCTCTCGGGAAACGGCTTCCAGCTAATCGCTATCCATTACAAAACAGCAAAGCTTCTCACAAGCACTAATGAAAGTGTCTACTCTGATGAAAAGTTGAATATGAAGCTTGTTTGGGGGCAATCAGGTCACAACAGTATTGAATTAGAtag TATGTCAATATTTCTGAGGGACAAAGTACTGGACATCACCATGGGATCTGTACGTGTTGTTTTGCTCCTTCACAAAAAAGGCAACGAGGTTTTCCTGTGGCCTTCTGTTCGTCAACTGCCAAAGGATGCTAACACTCAAGGCATTCTGG GAAAAACTGATCTTCAGTACACCGAGTTACCAGACTCAAAGGTTAAAATCATGGATCAGGAAGTGCTTGCACAACT GACCTCTGCCATCGACTACAGACTCCCAGCAGCTCCTTCTGTGCAATGTTGGCTCGTGCCATTCCAGTCTGCCCTGCAGGGGGAGCTTTCTGACTTCACTATCTCACAGCTCTGA